A genomic region of Burkholderia humptydooensis contains the following coding sequences:
- a CDS encoding YihY/virulence factor BrkB family protein, whose protein sequence is MKSLIPQQRQKLVRHNVNWALDAFKRFSADRCAAMAASIAFYSAFSLAPTLVMVIAVAGWFFGADAARGEVFSHVHELIGNEAAAGVQTIVENAHRSGSRGGTAALISFAMLAIGASATFASLNTALSVIWPATETRASSVLGLVRVRLISFGLVLGVAFLLIVSLVLDTAITFIGRWLWGASPYVAIGNLLQFSIGIAVLAFAFGTLMKFLPDARVSNRDAMTGGIVSAVLFSAGKKLFALYLAHAGTASAFGAAGSFAVLLMWLYFSAAVLLLGAEFAAARGAARTSNAAAPQADATPARDSPHD, encoded by the coding sequence ATGAAATCCTTGATCCCGCAACAACGGCAAAAGCTCGTCCGTCACAACGTCAACTGGGCGCTCGATGCGTTCAAGCGCTTCTCCGCCGATCGCTGCGCCGCGATGGCGGCGAGCATCGCGTTCTATTCGGCGTTTTCGCTCGCGCCGACGCTCGTGATGGTGATCGCGGTCGCCGGCTGGTTCTTCGGCGCCGACGCCGCGCGCGGCGAGGTGTTCAGCCACGTGCACGAGCTGATCGGCAACGAGGCGGCGGCCGGCGTGCAGACGATCGTCGAGAACGCGCATCGCAGCGGCAGCCGCGGCGGCACCGCGGCGCTGATCTCGTTCGCGATGCTCGCGATCGGCGCGTCGGCGACGTTCGCATCGCTGAACACCGCGCTCAGCGTGATCTGGCCCGCGACCGAAACACGCGCGTCGTCGGTGCTCGGTCTCGTGCGGGTGCGGCTGATCTCGTTCGGGCTCGTGCTCGGCGTCGCGTTCCTGCTGATCGTGTCGCTCGTGCTCGACACCGCGATCACGTTCATCGGCCGCTGGCTGTGGGGCGCGTCGCCATACGTCGCGATCGGCAACCTGCTGCAGTTCTCGATCGGCATCGCGGTGCTCGCGTTCGCATTCGGCACGCTGATGAAATTCCTGCCGGACGCGCGCGTGTCGAACCGCGACGCGATGACGGGCGGCATCGTCTCCGCCGTGCTGTTCTCGGCGGGCAAGAAGCTCTTCGCGCTGTATCTCGCGCACGCGGGCACCGCGAGCGCGTTCGGCGCCGCGGGATCGTTCGCGGTGCTGCTGATGTGGCTGTACTTCTCGGCCGCGGTGCTGCTGCTCGGCGCGGAATTCGCGGCGGCGCGCGGCGCGGCGCGCACATCGAACGCGGCCGCGCCGCAAGCCGATGCGACGCCGGCGCGCGACAGCCCGCACGACTGA
- a CDS encoding DUF7661 family protein has product MTTHRFNVFGKQILVERAQDRWVPFYPGADGKRRPAHFVIPDFLEADELGQYLGDLFHESATPDNGDVERLDLPEPD; this is encoded by the coding sequence ATGACCACACATCGTTTCAACGTGTTCGGCAAGCAGATCCTGGTCGAGCGCGCGCAGGACCGCTGGGTGCCGTTCTACCCCGGCGCGGACGGCAAGCGCCGTCCCGCGCATTTCGTCATTCCGGATTTTCTCGAAGCCGACGAGCTCGGCCAGTATCTCGGCGATCTGTTCCATGAGAGCGCGACACCCGATAACGGCGACGTCGAGCGCCTCGATCTGCCGGAGCCCGACTGA